In Xiphophorus couchianus chromosome 24, X_couchianus-1.0, whole genome shotgun sequence, a single genomic region encodes these proteins:
- the abcb11b gene encoding bile salt export pump isoform X3, with protein sequence MYFSKVMRMEIGWFDCTSVGELNTRMSDDINKINDAIADQVAIFVQRFTTFVCGFSIGFVKGWKLTLVIIATSPLIGVGAGLMALFVAKLTGMELQAYAKAGAVADEVLSSIRTVAAFGGEKKEVDRYDRNLVSAQQWGIRKGMIMGFFTGYTWLIIFLCYALAFWYGSTLVIDTEEYTPGTLLQVFFGVLVAAMNLGQASPCLESFAAGRGAATIIFETIDREPEIDCLSEAGYKLDRVKGDIEFHNVTFHYPSRPEVKILDQLSVAVKSGETTAFVGPSGAGKSTAIQLIQRFYDPKEGMVTLDGHDIKGLNIQWLRSLIGIVEQEPVLFATTIAENIRYGRPGVSMADIITAAKEANAYNFIMDLPQKFDTLVGEGGGQMSGGQKQRIAIARALVRNPRILLLDMATSALDNESEAIVQEALDKVRMGRTTISIAHRLSTIKNADVIVGFEHGRAVERGKHNELLERKGVYFTLVTLQSQGDKALNEKARQMAEGLEPEPEKLNLSRAGSYRASLRASIRQRSRSQLSNLIPDSSVPITGDLGPGAYSMSQEDKYKKSTPEEEEEEELVEPAPVARILKYNAPEWPYMVFGSLGAAVNGGVNPVYSLLFSQILATFSVTDPDAQRREINGICVFFVMVGVVSFFTQMLQGYAFAKSGELLTRRLRRIGFQAMLGQEIGWFDDHRNSPGALTTRLATDASQVQGATGSQIGMIVNSLTNIGVAVIMSFYFSWKLTLLILCFLPFIALSGGFQAKMLTGFAKQDKQAMESAGQISGEALNNIRTIAGLGKERSFVETYEAHLTAPYQAALKKANVYGACYGFAQCVVFLTNAASFRFGGYLVEQEGLHFSLVFRVISAIVTSGTALGRASSYTPDYAKAKISAARFFQLLDRVPPISVYSNRGEKWDNFQGNLDFIECKFTYPTRPDIQVLNGLNVSVKPGQTLAFVGSSGCGKSTSVQLLERFYDPDNGKVLIDGHESTRVNVPFLRSKIGIVSQEPVLFDCSIAENIKYGDNLREIGMNEVISAANKAQLHDFVMSLPEKYDTNVGSQGSQLSRGQKQRIAIARAIIRDPKILLLDEATSALDTESEKTVQEALDKAREGRTCIVIAHRLSTIQNSDIIAVMSRGFVIEKGTHDHLMALNGAYYKLVTTGAPIS encoded by the exons ATGTACTTCAGCAAAGTGATGAGGATGGAGATCGGCTGGTTTGACTGCACCTCTGTCGGGGAGCTCAACACTCGCATGTCAGA TGACATAAACAAGATCAACGACGCCATCGCCGACCAGGTCGCCATATTTGTCCAGCGCTTCACCACGTTTGTGTGCGGCTTCTCCATCGGATTCGTGAAGGGATGGAAGCTGACGCTTGTCATCATCGCTACCAGTCCATTGATTGGGGTTGGAGCGGGCCTCATGGCTCTG TTCGTGGCCAAGTTGACAGGGATGGAGCTGCAGGCCTACGCTAAGGCCGGCGCTGTGGCCGATGAAGTCCTCTCTTCCATCAGGACTGTTGCTGCTTttggaggggagaaaaaggaAGTGGACAG GTATGACAGGAACCTGGTCTCGGCGCAGCAATGGGGCATCAGGAAGGGGATGATCATGGGTTTTTTCACTGGGTACACGTGGCTGATCATCTTCCTGTGTTATGCACTCGCCTTCTGGTACGGCTCCACTCTGGTGATCGACACTGAGGAGTACACACCAGGAACGCTGCTGCAG gtttttttcGGGGTGCTGGTTGCAGCCATGAATTTGGGTCAGGCCTCCCCATGTTTGGAGTCGTTTGCAGCCGGCCGCGGAGCTGCTACTATAATATTTGAGACTATTGACAGA GAGCCAGAAATTGACTGCTTATCAGAGGCTGGATACAAGCTGGACCGTGTCAAAGGAGATATTGAATTCCACAATGTGACCTTCCACTATCCATCCAGACCGGAAGTTAAG ATCCTGGACCAGCTCAGCGTGGCGGTGAAGTCAGGTGAGACCACCGCCTTCGTGGGGCCGAGCGGAGCGGGGAAGAGCACCGCCATCCAGCTCATTCAGCGCTTCTACGACCCTAAAGAAGGCATG GTGACGCTGGACGGTCATGACATCAAAGGCCTGAACATCCAATGGTTGCGCTCTCTGATTGGGATAGTAGAGCAGGAGCCTGTACTGTTTGCCACCACCATCGCGGAGAACATACGCTACGGTCGACCTGGGGTCTCTATGGCGGACATCATCACTGCTGCAAAGGAGGCGAACGCGTACAACTTCATCATGGACCTCCCACAG AAATTTGACACATTGGTGGGTGAGGGCGGGGGCCAGATGAGCGGAGGGCAGAAACAGAGGATAGCCATCGCTCGGGCTTTGGTCAGGAACCCTCGTATCTTACTTCTGGACATGGCGACTTCTGCTTTGGACAATGAGAGTGAAGCTATCGTTCAGGAAGCTCTGGATAAA GTACGCATGGGACGCACCACCATCTCTATTGCTCACCGACTGTCCACCATAAAGAACGCAGACGTAATTGTTGGCTTCGAGCATGGCCGGGCGGTGGAGAGGGGAAAACATAATGAACTGCTGGAGAGGAAGGGGGTGTACTTCACTCTTGTCACCCTGCAGAGCCAGGGAGACAAGGCTTTGAATGAGAAGGCCCGGCAAA TGGCTGAGGGTTTAGAGCCGGAGCCAGAGAAGTTAAATCTATCCAGAGCAGGCAGCTATCGCGCCAGTTTAAG AGCTTCGATCCGCCAGCGCTCCCGGTCCCAGCTTTCCAACCTGATCCCAGACTCCTCGGTTCCCATCACTGGAGACCTCGGCCCCGGAGCCTACTCTATGTCTCAAGAAGACAAATATAAG AAATCCACgccagaggaggaagaagaggaggagctggTGGAACCTGCTCCAGTTGCCAGAATTTTAAAGTACAACGCTCCAGAGTGGCCCTACATGGTGTTTGGATCTCTGGGGGCTGCAGTCAATGGAGGCGTTAACCCAGTTTATTCGCTGCTGTTCAGTCAAATCCTAGCG ACCTTCTCTGTGACAGACCCCGACGCTCAGAGGAGAGAGATTAATGGAATCTGCGTGTTCTTTGTCATGGTTGGAGTCGTCTCCTTCTTCACCCAGATGCTGCAG GGTTACGCGTTTGCCAAGTCCGGAGAGCTGCTGACCCGCAGGTTGCGGCGAATTGGGTTTCAGGCCATGCTGGGCCAGGAAATCGGTTGGTTTGATGATCACAGGAACAGCCCCGGAGCTCTGACCACACGCCTGGCGACCGACGCCTCGCAAGTGCAAGGG GCCACAGGCTCCCAGATCGGCATGATCGTCAACTCCCTGACCAACATCGGCGTGGCCGTCATCATGTCCTTCTACTTCAGCTGGAAGCTCACTCTGCTCATCCTCTGCTTCCTGCCCTTCATCGCGCTCTCCGGTGGCTTCCAGGCCAAGATGCTCACAGGTTTCGCCAAGCAGGACAAGCAGGCCATGGAATCAGCCGGGcag ATTTCGGGCGAGGCCTTGAACAACATCCGCACCATCGCCGGCCTGGGGAAGGAGCGGAGCTTCGTGGAGACGTACGAGGCGCACTTGACCGCGCCGTATCAAGCGGCCTTGAAGAAGGCGAACGTCTACGGCGCTTGTTATGGCTTCGCGCAGTGCGTGGTCTTCTTGACGAATGCCGCGTCCTTCAGGTTCGGAGGCTACCTGGTGGAACAAGAAGGGCTCCATTTCAGCTTGGTGTTCAG GGTGATCTCAGCCATCGTCACCAGCGGCACTGCTTTAGGCAGAGCCTCGTCTTACACTCCCGATTACGCCAAGGCCAAGATCTCAGCGGCGCGCTTCTTCCAGCTGCTGGACCGCGTGCCTCCAATCAGCGTCTACAGCAACAGGGGAGAAAAATGG gatAACTTCCAAGGGAACCTTGACTTCATCGAGTGTAAGTTCACCTACCCCACCAGGCCCGACATTCAGGTCCTGAACGGCTTGAACGTCTCGGTGAAGCCCGGTCAGACGTTAGCCTTCGTGGGTAGCAGTGGCTGTGGGAAGAGCACCAGCGTCCAGCTGCTGGAGAGGTTCTACGATCCGGATAATGGGAAAGTG CTGATTGACGGCCATGAATCAACCCGCGTCAACGTGCCCTTCCTTCGTTCCAAGATCGGCATCGTTTCTCAAGAGCCCGTTCTGTTCGACTGCAGCATTGCAGAGAACATCAAGTACGGCGACAACTTACGGGAAATTGGCATGAATGAAGTCATCTCGGCCGCCAACAAGGCCCAGCTTCATGACTTTGTGATGTCGCTCCCAGAG AAATACGACACCAACGTGGGCTCCCAGGGTTCTCAGCTGTCTCGTGGTCAGAAACAGCGCATCGCCATCGCCAGGGCGATCATACGCGACCCCAAGATCCTGCTGCTGGACGAGGCCACCTCGGCCTTGGACACGGAGAGCGAGAAG ACCGTGCAGGAAGCCCTGGACAAAGCCAGAGAGGGACGGACATGCATCGTCATCGCTCATCGCCTCTCCACCATTCAGAACTCGGACATCATCGCTGTCATGTCCAGGGGCTTCGTGATCGAGAAGGGGACGCACGACCATCTCATGGCCCTGAACGGGGCCTACTACAAGCTGGTGACGACGGGGGCACCGATCAGTTAA